In one Halanaerobiaceae bacterium ANBcell28 genomic region, the following are encoded:
- a CDS encoding manganese catalase family protein — MWEYKKLLQIPTNVKRQDPDLASLIVTQFGGPDGELAASLRYLSQMFSMPIPEGKAILNDIGTEELAHFEVVGTIVHKLVDGVPADVLKETRFAPHYVQFGRANFPSDAQGNPFTAAYFASHEDPIAAMTENLAAEQKARAVYEYLLDVTDDPAIIDALSFLREREVVHFQRFGEVLDLLYDYSEKLDI, encoded by the coding sequence ATGTGGGAATATAAAAAATTATTACAAATCCCAACTAACGTAAAGAGGCAAGACCCAGACTTAGCCTCATTAATTGTTACTCAATTTGGTGGTCCTGATGGTGAATTAGCAGCTTCTTTAAGATATTTATCTCAAATGTTTTCTATGCCAATTCCTGAAGGCAAAGCTATACTGAACGATATAGGTACAGAAGAGCTAGCACATTTTGAAGTAGTAGGTACCATTGTGCATAAACTAGTAGATGGAGTACCAGCAGATGTATTGAAAGAAACCCGATTCGCACCACACTATGTACAGTTTGGTCGAGCTAATTTTCCATCCGATGCTCAAGGGAATCCCTTTACAGCAGCCTACTTTGCATCTCATGAAGATCCTATAGCTGCAATGACTGAAAATCTAGCTGCAGAACAAAAAGCCCGAGCCGTTTATGAATACCTTTTAGACGTTACAGATGATCCAGCTATTATTGATGCTCTTTCTTTCTTAAGAGAAAGAGAAGTAGTCCACTTCCAAAGATTTGGAGAAGTCCTTGACCTACTTTATGACTACTCTGAAAAACTAGATATATAA